The following are encoded together in the Primulina tabacum isolate GXHZ01 chromosome 18, ASM2559414v2, whole genome shotgun sequence genome:
- the LOC142532230 gene encoding uncharacterized protein LOC142532230: MSGLIFLMTRWVEGILVIPARLHRGETVRALGCSLLRNYKVEEDAHRDVGDVDKMRGNVYVRKRKREVFKSSGSCEDKRFGKKFLRKKWRNKYKAAASLEAGGDYSVDTASGQKLAVVSIKPSYDSSHWISCFLCSVLYYMRRVDIGLQLLSEFVHSKPIFDGYSSHGILFLQGSIPIKNPGLCIISGSSSLIPMFAVDFSAVPFSFMYLHLSMQLRLARLAYVFVVVPLVVNENFGEVTSQIDLGKDTCNSCSVVSSVGGLRQRDSSQTTGGLPKSALRSMQYRNSRRVQKRRSLRRKRGRPLSAFRAKKSNGPLASDLLRFRQNATHSSSAAPSRILGGLAKTSPSKYIKELISAVGMDESRSSTHSKESKAAMGLIPPNTGASCSANLLIIETDECYREEGVIITLELSASKQWVLAVMKDGMIRYSLTTQSVMRPSCSNRFTNATSWSGDGGWKFEFPNKKDWLIFKELYKECSDRNLQAPTASVIPVPGVQVVSNTVQNNYMPYVRPNSYITVNDDELARALSNMTASYDMDSDDEKWLNEFNDALSSEGEIHELITPERFELVVDALEKGFHCNGDDHSDEKAAYDFCIHLERKEFIEVIHKYWIKKRRQKQSALVRIFQLYKPRRSHVIPRSILRKKRSFKRQACQAGRGKQRIFLQEMVAERDTSEHKNNLFKLQEARAFADRSEQSAVLKRQRAQILLEKADLTTYKAIMALRIAEATEIVETPGAVASFFLVP; this comes from the exons ATGAGTGGATTGATATTCTTGATGACTCGATGGGTGGAGGGGATACTGGTGATCCCTGCAAGATTGCATCGCGGGGAAACGGTAAGGGCATTGGGATGTTCATTGTTGAGGAACTATAAAGTAGAAGAAGATGCACATAGAGATGTTGGAGATGTGGACAAGATGCGAGGAAATGTGTATGtcagaaaaagaaaaagggaaGTATTTAAAAGCAGTGGGTCTTGTGAGGATAAGAGGTTTGGGAAGAAGTTTTTAAGGAAAAAGTGGAGGAATAAATACAAAGCCGCTGCTTCATTGGAAGCTGGTGGTGACTATTCTGTTGACACTGCTTCAGGtcaaaagcttgctgttgtTTCTATCAAACCGTCTTATGATAGCAGTCATTGGATTTCTTGCTTCTTGTGTTCAGTACTGTACTATATGAGGAGGGTTGACATTGGATTACAACTGCTTTCTGAGTTTGTGCATTCGAAACCCATATTTGATGGTTATTCTTCGCATGGTATACTTTTTCTCCAG GGGTCAATCCCAATCAAGAATCCTGGTTTATGCATAATTTCAGGATCCAGTTCCTTGATACCCATGTTTGCTGTGGATTTTTCCGCGGTACCCTTTAGCTTTATGTATTTGCATTTGAGTATGCAGCTAAGATTGGCACGATTGGCCTATGTGTTTGTTGTGGTTCCATTGGTTGTCAATGAGAACTTTGGAGAAGTAACATCTCAAATTGATCTTGGGAAAGATACCTGTAATAGCTGTTCTGTCGTATCAAGTGTTGGTGGTTTAAGGCAGAGGGATTCGTCTCAGACAACTGGTGGATTGCCTAAATCGGCTCTTCGAAGTATGCAATATCGAAATAGTAGACGTGTCCAGAAAAGGAGGTCTCTGAGACGTAAGAGAGGAAGACCGCTATCTGCTTTTCGGGCTAAAAAATCTAATGGGCCTTTGGCTTCCGATCTTTTAAGGTTTAGACAGAATGCAACTCATTCCTCTTCTGCAGCACCTAGTCGCATACTTGGGGGTTTAGCTAAGACAAGTCCCTCCAAGTACATCAAAGAACTAATATCTGCAGTTGGGATGGATGAGAGCCGGTCCTCCACACATTCCAAGGAATCAAAAGCTGCTATGGGGCTTATACCGCCGAATACAGGTGCCAGTTGTTCAGCGAACTTATTAATCATTGAAACGGACGAGTGTTACAGGGAAGAAGGAGTTATCATCACTTTGGAACTATCTGCTtcaaaacaatgggttcttgcTGTTATGAAGGATGGAATGATACGATACAGCCTCACTACGCAGAGTGTCATGAGGCCATCTTGTTCTAATCGCTTCACTAATGCAACATCATGGTCGGGAGATGGGGGATGGAAGTTCGAGTTTCCTAATAAGAAAGACTGGTTGATTTTCAAGGAACTTTATAAAGAGTGCTCAGACCGAAATTTACAGGCTCCTACAGCTAGTGTCATTCCCGTTCCTGGGGTGCAAGTGGTATCCAATACCGTTCAAAACAATTATATGCCATATGTGAGACCAAATTCATATATCACTGTAAACGATGATGAGCTAGCAAGGGCATTGTCGAACATGACTGCCAGTTATGACATGGACTCGGATGATGAAAAGTGGTTAAATGAATTCAATGATGCTCTGTCCTCAGAAGGGGAGATTCATGAACTTATAACACCCGAGCGATTTGAGTTGGTTGTTGATGCCCTTGAAAAAGGTTTTCATTGCAATGGGGATGATCATTCTGATGAGAAGGCAGCATATGATTTTTGCATCCATTTAGAAAGAAAGGAATTTATAGAGGTTATCCATAAGTACTGGATTAAAAAGCGAAGACAGAAACAATCAGCTCTTGTCAGGATTTTCCAG CTATACAAGCCTAGAAGATCTCATGTGATCCCGAGGTCCATTTTACGGAAGAAAAGATCATTCAAACGTCAGGCATGTCAAGCTGGGAGAGGGAAGCAACGAATTTTTCTTCAAG AAATGGTAGCTGAAAGAGACACTTCGGAGCACAAGAATAACTTGTTCAAATTGCAAGAAGCAAGAGCTTTTGCTGACAGATCTGAGCAATCAGCTGTTTTAAAGCGGCAAAGAGCTCAAATCCTCCTGGAAAAGGC
- the LOC142532170 gene encoding uncharacterized protein LOC142532170: MDPTIPTPTACSTVTSSSVSSQIPPPTPSNILEISLISAQDLASITKSMRTYATTWIHPNRKLTTRTDQNGHTNPTWNDKFAFRVDNELLMSENGTLTVEIYTVSWFRDVLVGTVQVLINDLITPAVRMSHNHPKNTRFVALQVRRPSGSPQGILNMGIALLDSTMRSMPLNNYPSDKKLNPLSLQQHTNEYGEEQQRELTSRIQLWRSLSVGSEVNNEDFPLKAGSVNNGSMVNGSICNGSTVNGSEACSDIGPSASIVAAELAKKLQPPLNPKKVHITAQDIEETGSSILEDLTIEEAKAKGYRFTSRRERWRKEMNPGEKIDADDDYDRSEISNNSSRHSRRNSDGGLFSCFGNAYGIEFTIVCGASNNASSKKLIDSKSRKKRSSEANSA, from the coding sequence ATGGATCCGACCATCCCAACCCCTACTGCATGTTCCACCGTTACATCCTCCTCCGTCTCCTCCCAAATACCGCCACCCACCCCTTCGAACATACTCGAGATCAGCTTGATATCGGCTCAAGACCTAGCCTCCATCACGAAATCTATGCGAACATATGCAACGACATGGATCCACCCTAACCGCAAGCTCACCACCCGAACCGATCAAAATGGCCACACGAACCCTACATGGAACGACAAGTTCGCGTTCCGTGTGGACAATGAGCTCCTCATGTCGGAAAACGGGACCCTGACCGTTGAAATCTACACGGTTTCGTGGTTTCGCGATGTCCTGGTGGGGACGGTGCAGGTCCTAATCAACGATCTCATCACCCCGGCGGTTCGAATGTCGCATAACCACCCTAAGAACACGCGTTTTGTTGCCCTACAAGTCCGCAGACCATCCGGCAGCCCACAGGGCATACTCAACATGGGAATTGCCCTACTTGACAGCACAATGAGAAGCATGCCTTTGAACAACTATCCAAGTGATAAAAAACTGAATCCCCTCAGCCTGCAACAGCATACAAACGAATATGGGGAAGAACAACAAAGGGAACTTACTTCAAGAATCCAACTGTGGCGTTCATTAAGCGTGGGGTCTGAGGTTAACAACGAGGATTTTCCATTAAAGGCCGGATCAGTAAACAATGGATCAATGGTTAATGGATCAATATGCAATGGTTCCACTGTAAATGGTTCGGAAGCGTGTTCTGATATCGGTCCATCTGCTTCGATCGTGGCAGCTGAGTTAGCCAAGAAGTTGCAACCACCATTAAACCCCAAGAAAGTGCACATAACTGCACAAGATATCGAGGAAACAGGCAGCTCCATTCTTGAGGACTTGACAATCGAAGAAGCAAAAGCGAAGGGGTATAGATTTACTTCAAGAAGAGAAAGATGGAGAAAGGAAATGAATCCAGGTGAaaagatcgatgcagatgatGATTATGATCGGTCCGAGATATCGAATAATAGCAGCAGACATTCACGTAGGAATTCGGATGGGGGACTCTTTTCATGTTTTGGAAATGCATATGGGATCGAGTTCACTATCGTATGTGGGGCGAGTAATAATGCAAGTAGTAAGAAACTCATCGATAGCAAGAGTAGAAAGAAGAGATCAAGTGAGGCCAATTCAGCGTAG